Genomic DNA from Leptotrichia wadei:
TCTCTTAATTTATCTTCATCCAATTCCGTTCCATTATTTTTAAACGGTGTTATTAAAGCTACATAAGATCCTTCAAATTTCATTTTTTTCCTTCTTTCTTTAATTTTACTTTAATTTATAATTTTTATTTGAAACTCATATTTTAGTAATAAATTTTATCATTTAAACTAGAAATAATAAAAAAATTATCTTTGAAACTTATATAATCCTTCAGCAATTTTTTCACTAGGTCCAGTCATAAAGGCATCATTTTCCTCGCCTTCGTATTCAATAACAAGCTGTCCGCCAGGAACTTTTACATTTACCTTGTCATCTACAAATCCAAAAGTTTTAGCAAGCACTGCTGAAGCTGTTGCACCTGTTCCACAAGCCAATGTCCTTCCTGCTCCACGTTCCCAAGTAATTACTTCCATTCGCTTTCTATCATACACTTTCACAAAATTTACATTAACTTTTTTAGGAAATAAATCAGTATAATTTTCAATTTTTTCCCCAATTTCATCAATATCATAATCACTAAAGTCATTTACAAATATTACAGAATGGTCAGTTCCCATAAAGATATACGAAATTTCAATTTCTTTTCCATCAATGTTTATTTTTTCTCGTAAAAACTGCTCTTTTTCTGTATTTATCAATTCTTTTATGTTAAAAATAGGTTTTCCCATATTTACTCTTGCTGAAAAATCATCCTTTTCCTCATCATAATTCACTCTTATTGTCAAATCTCCAGGAACTGTCTTTACAACAAACTCATTTCCATCAATTAAATGATTATTCACAAGATAATGTGAAAAGCATCTTATTCCATTTCCACACATCGGTGCCTGACTTCCATCTGCATTAAAGAAAAACATAAACGGCATACTTGCCACATATTTTAAAATAATCAGTCCATCTGCACCTATTCCAAAATGTCTATCGCAAACTTGGCTTGCAAACTCTCCATATTCAGGTATCCCCTTTTCAATCAGCTCTTTTTCGCTAACAATAACAAAATCATTCCCTGCACCCTGATATTTCTCAAATTTTAACATTAAAAAAACCTCCATTAATTTTTATTTTTCTTTTCCTGCAACTTTCTAGCCATTTTCACAACGAATTTTCTCGATAAAAATCTAATTCCAAAAACTGCAATTCTATTAAAAATCCCAGGAATGATAACTGCTTTTTCCTTCTGAAACTCTTTATACCCAATTTCAGCCACTTTCTTCGCAGTCATAACTTTCAATCTCTCAAACAGCGAACTTTCTTCCAAATTGCTGCTCTTCTCAAAGCCAGTATCTGTTGGTCCAGGACAAAGTGCCGATATTCTAATATTTTTTCCACGAACATCATTTTTCACTTCTTCCCTAACTGCTTCCGTAAACGACTGCACAAAGGCTTTACTCGCATAATACGTACTCATTAAAGGCCCTGGCATAAAAGCTGCAATTGAAGACACATTTAATATCCCGCCATTTCCATCCTTTAGCATATCATTTAAAAACAGTCTTGTCAATTCTACAACTGCCTTTATATTCAAGTTTATCATTGCATCATTTCTTTTCATCGTTTCTTCATCAGATTCAGAAAATTTCCCATAGATCCCAACTCCAGCATTATTCACGAGTACATTTATTTTCAATTTTTCAGATTTCACTTGATTATAAAGCCTTTCAGCTGCATTTTCCAGTGACAGATCATTTTCAATTACAGTTATCTTGATATTTTTAGAAATTTCTTCAAAAATCTCTTTTTTTAAAATTTCCAGCTTATCTTTATTTCGTGCCACAACAACCAGATTATGCCCGTTTTTTGCATAAATTTTAGCAAGTTCATAGCCAATTCCACTGCTTGCTCCTGTTATTAAAACTGTTTCCATAAAAATTCCCTTTTTTGTATTAAACCCAATCCTGTAAAAAGATACTTCAATAATTTTTTATATATCAAACTCTCTTGCAAATAATTCTGCAACTTTTTTACCCATAACTTCATCCACAACCAATGAAATACTAATTTCTGAAGTCGAAATTTGGTGAAAACTTATATCATTTTCAGATAAGATTTTAAACATTTTTGCAGCTACACCAACGTTACTAATTAATCCAATTCCTACGATTGAAACTTTTGTAACATATTGGTTAATTATAAATGATGTTTTCGGAAATTCAGCTTCTATTTCTTTCCCAATTTTTTCAAGTGCTGCTATATCAGTTTTTGGACAAGTAAATGCAAAACTTCCATGATGGCTAGTTACATCATTTTGACTTATCATATCAATATTTATTCCGTTTGCTTCAGCTTTTTCAAAAATCTCATATACATTTTGTGCATTTGTAGGAATTTCTTCCACGTTTACCATTAATACATTTTCATTTATCGACACTCCAGTTATTACTCTTTCTTCCATTTCTTTAATCTCCTTTATTTTTTGAATTGAAGTTATAATCGTTCCATTTTTTTCACCTAATGATTTTCCAACATAGATTTCTACTCCATATTTCCCACCAAGTTCAACGGCTCTAGGCTCCATTACTCCAGCCCCCAAATAAGCCAATTCCATCATTTCATCATAAGAAATATATGGCAATTTTTTCGCATCGCTATACACTCTCGGATCAATTGAATAAATTCCGTCAACATCCGTATAAATCTCACATTTTCCTCCCAAAGCTGCCGCAAGTGCAACTGCAGAAGTATCAGAACCTCCACGACCCAAAGTAGTTACATCTCCATCTTTGTTAACTCCTTGGAATCCAGCTACAACAACGATTTTCCCTTCATTCAAATGACCTTTTATAACATCACCATTTATATCATCTATTTTATTTTTCATATAATGCCCACTCGTTTTTATCCCCGCTTGAGCCCCTGTCAATGAAATTGCTTCATATCCCAATGTTTGCAATGCAATACTCAAAAGCGAAATTGTTTGTTGCTCTCCAGTCGACATCAATCTATCCATTTCCCTAGAATCTGGATTTTCAGTAATTTCATGAGCTAATTTAATTAATGCATCAGTTGTTTTCCCCATAGCTGAAACTACTACAACTACATCATTTCCTGAATCCTTTACGCTACCTAAATATTTAGCGATATTCATAATTTTTTCAGTTGTGGCAACCGAAGTTCCACCATATTTATGTACAATAATCACAATAAATGCACCTCTATCCTTTCAATCTGTCTTTTCTTTTTATCATTACAAATTATCATTGCAAAAAGAAACAAAATTATAATTCAAAAATTTCATCATTTCTCAATAAATCTTCATAAGATTCTCTTCTAACAGCAACTTTTGCTTTACCGTCTTTTACAAATACAACTCCTGGCGTAACCATTCTGTTGTAGTGGCTTGACATTGTATAACAATAAGCTCCTGTTGTACCAACTGCAACTATATCCCCAACTTTAGTCAATTTTGGCAATTTACCATTTTGAATAATAATATCTCCTGATTCACATAATTTTCCAGCTAATGTAACATCTCTTGTATCAGTATCTTCCATTTTATTAACAACTCCAGCCTCATATTCAGCTTGATAAAGTGCAGTTCTTATATTATCTGACATTCCTCCATCAATAAACACATAAGTTTTTCCACCAACAGTTTCTTTAATTCCACCAACTTCATACAAAGTAGTTCCCGCATTTCCGACAATACTTCTTCCTGGCTCAATACAAAGTTCTTTAAATCCAATTTGATATTTAATTTCCATTGCTTCAGTGTAAGTTATAATTTCGCTAAGCACTTCTTCTATTGGTTTAGGATCATCTCCATTTTTGTAATAAACTCCAAATCCTCCACCCATATTTACTGTGTGAACTACAATTCCCAATTCTTTTTTCAATCTATCCAAATATTTGAAAATTTCATCTAACGCAAAAATAAAGAATGCAGATTGGAATATTTGTGAACCAATATGTGTATGGAACCCTTTAAATTCAATATATGGACTATCATTCAATCTTTTTACAATATCAATCAAATTTTCTTGGAAAAGTGAAATCCCAAATTTCGATGTAAGCCCTGAAGTTTTTATATAATGATGCGTATGTGCTTCAATCCCTGGATCAATTCTCACTAAAACTGCTTGTTTCTTACCTTTTTCCTTACAAACTTTTTCAATCTTAGCAATTTCATCTTCATTATCTACAACAATAGTGTCAATCCCATATTCAACAGCCATTTCAATCTCATTCACCAATTTATTATTCCCATGCAAATGCACTCTTTTCATTGGAAATCCTGCCTTATGTGCTGTATACAATTCTCCACCAGAAACCACATCTAAATCCAATCCTTTAGATTCAACCAATTTAATCATCCCAGTTGTCAAAAACGCTTTCCCTGCATAAGCTATTCTCGTTTTAAATCTTGTAGACTGAAAAGCCTCTTTCATTTTATCAATAGTCGTTTCAATCAATTCCTGATCCATTACATAAAGTGGCGTTTTAAACTCTTTTGCCAACTCAATCGTATCAACTCCTCCTATTGATAAATTCCCTTTTTCATTAATTTTTGCCGTTCCAAATAATTTCATATTTTCACAAAATTTTTCTATTTTTATAAAACTTGAATACTAAATTCTATTTAAAAAAAGTAAAAAAATACTTTATTTAATAACACGGAATCAACATTCCCATCAAATAATTAAGATATTATAAAATAAAAAAACTTTTTTCTCCTTTCAATATTTTTATTTTTTGGATAATAAAAAATGCTGATAATAAGCATCAGCATATAAAACATATATCTAAAATTTTTTTATTATTTATATTAAAACTTAAAAATTTATATGAATTATATCTGACAGCTCCCCATTATCCCTTGATAATGACAGTTCTATGGATATTCTCCATAGCCCCAGCAATAAAGACAGTCAATCCCTACGCTTCGGCAATTATTCCTTTCAACTTATTTCACAGAATCGACTTTTCTCCGTAAATTTACTTTTAATAACTGCACCTCTATCACATAACTTCTATTATTATAACTAATTTTTTTAGATTTGTAAAGTGTTTTTCAAAATTTTAATATATTTTCATATTAAGTCTTTTCAACTTCAAATTTTACTAACCAAACTAAACAAAGAAAATCATAAGAAAAAAAATATTTTAAAATTTCTCAAAAAAATGCTATAATAATAGGATATAATAATTTTTTAAAGAAAGGAGAAAGAAAAAAAGAAAATGAAAACAATATTTAAAACCCAATCTAATGAAGAACGCCGTGAGATGATTTTAAACGGAAAAGTTATAAATACACTGCTTTTCCTATCCATCCCAACATTGCTAGTTGGAATTATTCAGGCGCTTATTCCACTTTCTGACAGTTTATTTCTAAACAGGCTTACAAATGTTGAAGTGGCTAGTTCTGTTACATTTAGTCAGCCTGTATTAAATATTATGATTGCATTGTCGCAAGGGCTTGGAGTTGCTACTCTTGTTATGCTTGGAAGGCTTTATGGAAAAGGAAGAATGCTAGCTGTAAAGGAAACGATGCTGCAAATTTTTGTTTTTAGCTTTGTTATTGGACTTTTTATAATTCCAGTCTGTGTATTTTCAGCCTTTATAATTTCCAAATATACAACTGCTGAAATTCGTGATAATGTCTATATTTATATTGCTCTCTACTCACTTGTAATGCCTTTTGTATTTTTGGCTGCAATTTATAATTCATCGAAAAATGCGATTGGTCGACCTGAAGTTACATTTATTAGAATTTTTTTATTGTTAATTTTAAAAATAATTTTTAATTCAATTTTTCTATATGTCTTAAAAATGGGGATTGTGGGTGCAGTAATGGCTTCGCTTTTTTCCTATATTGCAATCACAATCTGGATGTTTTACGATTTATTTTTAAAAAATGGAGATGTCAAGCTGGATTTAAGAAATTATTCAATGAAACTGCCTATAATAAAAAGACTTCTAAATATCGGCTTTCCATCAATGTTAAACTATGCCTTCCTGTATCTTGGATTTTTCCTTATAAACAAAGAAATGGAAAAATTCGGTGCAATCGCCTTGAATGCACAAGGAATTGCCTCTAACATCAATGCAATCTGCTTTATTTTGCCATCTTCAATCGGAACTACAGTTTCTTCCATGATTAGCATAAATATGGGAACTGGAAATGTGAAGAAGTCTA
This window encodes:
- the dapF gene encoding diaminopimelate epimerase; this encodes MLKFEKYQGAGNDFVIVSEKELIEKGIPEYGEFASQVCDRHFGIGADGLIILKYVASMPFMFFFNADGSQAPMCGNGIRCFSHYLVNNHLIDGNEFVVKTVPGDLTIRVNYDEEKDDFSARVNMGKPIFNIKELINTEKEQFLREKINIDGKEIEISYIFMGTDHSVIFVNDFSDYDIDEIGEKIENYTDLFPKKVNVNFVKVYDRKRMEVITWERGAGRTLACGTGATASAVLAKTFGFVDDKVNVKVPGGQLVIEYEGEENDAFMTGPSEKIAEGLYKFQR
- a CDS encoding SDR family NAD(P)-dependent oxidoreductase is translated as METVLITGASSGIGYELAKIYAKNGHNLVVVARNKDKLEILKKEIFEEISKNIKITVIENDLSLENAAERLYNQVKSEKLKINVLVNNAGVGIYGKFSESDEETMKRNDAMINLNIKAVVELTRLFLNDMLKDGNGGILNVSSIAAFMPGPLMSTYYASKAFVQSFTEAVREEVKNDVRGKNIRISALCPGPTDTGFEKSSNLEESSLFERLKVMTAKKVAEIGYKEFQKEKAVIIPGIFNRIAVFGIRFLSRKFVVKMARKLQEKKNKN
- a CDS encoding aspartate kinase, with product MIIVHKYGGTSVATTEKIMNIAKYLGSVKDSGNDVVVVVSAMGKTTDALIKLAHEITENPDSREMDRLMSTGEQQTISLLSIALQTLGYEAISLTGAQAGIKTSGHYMKNKIDDINGDVIKGHLNEGKIVVVAGFQGVNKDGDVTTLGRGGSDTSAVALAAALGGKCEIYTDVDGIYSIDPRVYSDAKKLPYISYDEMMELAYLGAGVMEPRAVELGGKYGVEIYVGKSLGEKNGTIITSIQKIKEIKEMEERVITGVSINENVLMVNVEEIPTNAQNVYEIFEKAEANGINIDMISQNDVTSHHGSFAFTCPKTDIAALEKIGKEIEAEFPKTSFIINQYVTKVSIVGIGLISNVGVAAKMFKILSENDISFHQISTSEISISLVVDEVMGKKVAELFAREFDI
- the lysA gene encoding diaminopimelate decarboxylase — its product is MKLFGTAKINEKGNLSIGGVDTIELAKEFKTPLYVMDQELIETTIDKMKEAFQSTRFKTRIAYAGKAFLTTGMIKLVESKGLDLDVVSGGELYTAHKAGFPMKRVHLHGNNKLVNEIEMAVEYGIDTIVVDNEDEIAKIEKVCKEKGKKQAVLVRIDPGIEAHTHHYIKTSGLTSKFGISLFQENLIDIVKRLNDSPYIEFKGFHTHIGSQIFQSAFFIFALDEIFKYLDRLKKELGIVVHTVNMGGGFGVYYKNGDDPKPIEEVLSEIITYTEAMEIKYQIGFKELCIEPGRSIVGNAGTTLYEVGGIKETVGGKTYVFIDGGMSDNIRTALYQAEYEAGVVNKMEDTDTRDVTLAGKLCESGDIIIQNGKLPKLTKVGDIVAVGTTGAYCYTMSSHYNRMVTPGVVFVKDGKAKVAVRRESYEDLLRNDEIFEL
- a CDS encoding MATE family efflux transporter, translated to MKTIFKTQSNEERREMILNGKVINTLLFLSIPTLLVGIIQALIPLSDSLFLNRLTNVEVASSVTFSQPVLNIMIALSQGLGVATLVMLGRLYGKGRMLAVKETMLQIFVFSFVIGLFIIPVCVFSAFIISKYTTAEIRDNVYIYIALYSLVMPFVFLAAIYNSSKNAIGRPEVTFIRIFLLLILKIIFNSIFLYVLKMGIVGAVMASLFSYIAITIWMFYDLFLKNGDVKLDLRNYSMKLPIIKRLLNIGFPSMLNYAFLYLGFFLINKEMEKFGAIALNAQGIASNINAICFILPSSIGTTVSSMISINMGTGNVKKSKDVFKIGWRTGAILSILTIILILPISMPLVLTFTKVPKVIEIADKALHIYTYSVIGFSIFMISQGVFIALGRTKVPLVMSILRIWLLRYIFILVTQKYLGLYSIFWGNLFSNTLAGLIFFISVKSIDWKKGFKNKESNYIKLQKKSLDK